From one Mustelus asterias chromosome 2, sMusAst1.hap1.1, whole genome shotgun sequence genomic stretch:
- the nxph1 gene encoding neurexophilin-1 produces MVAIEEVKSVTVRRVFPAGAVAESEGGGVKCIVVIEETASNWEKQGFRMWRLQVTCVHGNNPQKSELLKTDSPKNTQKHIWTESSKDLSISRLLSQTLSGKENATAVDLHYETPVPYSDQDIWDWLRNASDQKEPRPRLKRRPIVKTGKFKKMFGWGDFHSNIKTVKLNLLITGKIVDHGNGTFSVYFRHNSTGQGNVSVSLVPPTKIVEFDLAQQTVIDAKDSKTFNCRIEYEKVDKAKKTTLCNYDPSKTCYQEQTQSHVSWLCSKPFKVICIYISFYSTDYKLVQKVCPDYNYHSDTPYFPSG; encoded by the exons ATGGTAGCGATTGAGGAAGTAAAGTCAGTAACAGTGAGGAGGGTATTTCCAGCAGGTGCTGTAGCAGAGTCTGAAGGAGGTGGAGTGAAGTGTATTGTAGTGATTGAGGAGACTGCTAGTAATTGGGAGAAGCAAGGTTTCAGAATGTGGAGGCTACAG GTTACTTGTGTTCATGGAAATAATCCTCAAAAATCAGAACTTCTAAAAACTGACAGCCCCAAGAATACGCAAAAGCACATATGGACAGAAAGCAGCAAAGACTTGTCGATCAGCCGCCTGCTTTCACAGACATTATCTGGCAAAGAGAATGCTACTGCTGTGGATCTGCACTATGAAACTCCAGTACCTTACTCTGACCAGGATATATGGGATTGGTTGCGAAATGCCTCAGATCAGAAGGAGCCTCGCCCTCGACTTAAGAGGCGACCTATAGTCAAAACGGGCAAGTTCAAGAAAATGTTTGGCTGGGGAGACTTTCATTCCAACATCAAAACCGTTAAGCTAAACCTACTCATCACAGGCAAAATAGTGGACCATGGAAATGGTACCTTTAGTGTCTACTTCCGCCACAATTCTACTGGCCAGGGGAATGTTTCTGTCAGCCTGGTGCCTCCTACAAAAATTGTGGAATTTGACTTGGCTCAGCAGACGGTGATTGATGCCAAAGATTCAAAGACATTTAACTGCCGCATTGAGTATGAGAAAGTGGACAAGGCGAAGAAGACCACGCTTTGCAACTACGATCCATCAAAAACTTGTTACCAGGAGCAGACTCAAAGCCACGTGTCATGGCTCTGCTCCAAACCCTTTAAAGTCATatgtatttatatttcattttacaGTACAGATTATAAACTAGTGCAGAAAGTGTGTCCAGATTACAATTACCACAGTGACACTCCTTACTTCCCCTCTGGCTGA